The proteins below come from a single Nitrospirota bacterium genomic window:
- a CDS encoding PDZ domain-containing protein, with protein MKENKTLYVFALVALLTVSAYFLADTVDAMIGRSLEAAPRFTTPLERGRPALEPRRELSDYSSILERGLFGEGKGPSSGPAAESSNYKLIGTIEGRSFSGAVLEDSTGQVFYRLHQKLPDGSQLIRVKRDKVTLQRPEGSTIDILVADDDKIVNMNTPGGNAGPGVKRVSDGKYMVDQREMLASTENMSQILTQARALPYMEQGKTVGFRISEISPGSIYEKIGLQNGDVIQKVNSQEVDDPAKFFQLYQGLRTERFIAIDLIRGGARQTLNYEIR; from the coding sequence ATGAAGGAAAACAAAACACTATATGTGTTTGCGCTCGTTGCGCTCCTCACGGTGTCAGCTTATTTTCTCGCCGATACCGTGGATGCCATGATCGGCCGGAGCCTTGAAGCCGCACCCAGGTTCACCACGCCCCTGGAGCGCGGCCGGCCGGCCCTGGAGCCCCGCCGGGAGTTGAGCGATTATTCCTCCATTCTGGAACGCGGGCTCTTCGGCGAAGGCAAAGGCCCGTCGAGCGGACCGGCGGCAGAGTCTTCGAACTACAAGCTCATCGGCACGATAGAGGGCAGGAGCTTTTCCGGCGCTGTGCTCGAGGACAGCACCGGCCAGGTGTTTTACCGTCTGCACCAGAAGCTGCCGGATGGGTCCCAGCTCATCAGGGTGAAGCGCGACAAGGTGACGCTCCAGAGACCTGAGGGATCGACGATCGACATCCTTGTTGCCGACGACGATAAGATCGTCAACATGAACACTCCTGGCGGAAACGCCGGCCCCGGAGTCAAGCGAGTGTCGGATGGCAAGTACATGGTGGACCAGCGGGAAATGCTCGCGAGCACCGAGAACATGAGCCAGATCCTGACACAGGCGCGGGCGCTGCCCTACATGGAGCAGGGAAAGACCGTGGGGTTCCGGATCAGCGAGATCTCTCCGGGCAGCATCTATGAAAAGATCGGGCTCCAGAACGGCGATGTGATCCAGAAGGTCAATTCGCAGGAAGTGGACGATCCCGCCAAGTTCTTCCAGCTCTATCAGGGTTTGAGGACCGAGCGTTTTATCGCCATCGACCTGATCCGGGGCGGTGCGCGTCAGACGTTGAATTACGAGATACGATAA
- a CDS encoding AbrB/MazE/SpoVT family DNA-binding domain-containing protein gives MARTTISPKFQVVIPKDIREQLHLKSGQKMTVILKGGIVSFIPEKPLESFRGFLKGMNTENIRDEKDR, from the coding sequence ATGGCAAGAACGACGATTTCACCCAAATTTCAAGTGGTCATACCCAAGGATATACGGGAGCAACTCCATCTCAAGAGCGGACAGAAAATGACCGTTATCTTAAAAGGCGGGATTGTTTCCTTCATCCCGGAAAAACCCCTTGAGTCATTCCGAGGATTCCTGAAGGGAATGAACACGGAAAATATTCGCGATGAAAAGGACCGCTGA
- a CDS encoding type II toxin-antitoxin system PrlF family antitoxin: protein MPVSTLTIKGQTTIPKKIRNHLKLRPGDRIDFVVQEDGEVVLKPATLDVRELEGILHRPGMKTVSMEGMTTAIKKRFKGR, encoded by the coding sequence ATGCCAGTTTCAACACTTACCATCAAGGGCCAGACAACGATCCCGAAAAAGATCAGGAACCATCTGAAGCTCAGGCCGGGAGACCGGATCGACTTTGTCGTACAGGAAGACGGTGAGGTTGTGCTCAAACCCGCCACGCTCGATGTGCGGGAACTTGAAGGCATTCTCCACAGGCCCGGCATGAAGACCGTCTCCATGGAAGGCATGACCACGGCGATCAAGAAGCGGTTCAAGGGGAGATGA
- a CDS encoding type II toxin-antitoxin system VapC family toxin: MKGLDTNVLVRYLVRDDRKQSEKASVYIQKAAASGKRCYINHVVLCELVWVLESAYKYSKKEIADVLDKILVTKQFEIDSKDVVSQSVHDYRNGNGDLSDYLIGRVNRANGCDTTVTFDLALRTSPYFAVLE; this comes from the coding sequence ATGAAGGGCTTGGACACCAATGTGCTTGTCCGCTATCTCGTGCGGGACGATCGAAAACAGTCGGAAAAGGCATCCGTGTATATTCAGAAAGCGGCGGCCTCGGGCAAACGCTGCTATATAAACCACGTGGTTTTATGCGAGCTTGTCTGGGTCTTGGAATCGGCATACAAATACTCGAAAAAAGAGATCGCCGATGTGCTTGACAAAATTTTAGTAACAAAACAGTTTGAAATTGACTCGAAGGACGTTGTGAGCCAGTCTGTCCACGATTACCGGAACGGGAACGGGGACCTTTCGGACTATCTCATCGGCAGGGTGAACCGCGCAAATGGATGTGACACAACGGTTACTTTTGATCTCGCTCTCAGGACCAGCCCATACTTTGCAGTGCTTGAGTAA